Proteins from a single region of Amycolatopsis sp. CA-230715:
- a CDS encoding ornithine cyclodeaminase family protein, whose protein sequence is MTAPRFFSAEEIDAVLGVGVAIESQRRAFVALGRGDAVMPPKTVVEGGNDGSLALTYSARLSPEDGPVCKFVSFNPGNAARGLPSIHGLITVLHPETGVPVAVLDGAAVTTSRTSAASAVAADVLANPDAGDLAVIGCGAQGKAHVRAIAAVRGLRRVRMFARDEGRRKAAAEELDAEFGFTVEAAPTVGEAVEDADLVALCTVSAEPVLRAAQLAPGCTVLAVGSFEPHRREADRSVLAAATTVTVDHAPTAIAHAGPVIDALSAGVLREQDIVQLGDVLLGKATGRVRDRDIVFYNSTGVGVQDAAAALAVVAHDAAHPLSR, encoded by the coding sequence ATGACCGCGCCACGATTCTTTTCCGCCGAAGAGATCGACGCCGTGCTGGGCGTGGGCGTCGCGATCGAATCCCAGCGGCGGGCGTTCGTCGCGCTCGGCAGGGGCGACGCGGTGATGCCGCCGAAGACCGTGGTCGAGGGCGGCAACGACGGTTCGCTCGCGCTCACGTATTCGGCGCGGCTCTCGCCCGAGGACGGCCCGGTGTGCAAGTTCGTCAGCTTCAACCCCGGCAACGCCGCGCGGGGCCTGCCGAGCATCCACGGCCTGATCACCGTGCTGCACCCGGAAACGGGCGTGCCGGTCGCGGTGCTCGACGGCGCCGCGGTGACCACCAGCCGGACCTCGGCCGCCAGCGCGGTCGCGGCCGACGTGCTGGCCAACCCCGACGCTGGGGACCTCGCCGTGATCGGCTGCGGCGCGCAGGGAAAGGCACACGTGCGCGCGATCGCCGCGGTGCGCGGCCTGCGCCGGGTGCGGATGTTCGCCAGGGACGAGGGCCGCCGGAAGGCGGCAGCGGAGGAGCTCGACGCCGAGTTCGGTTTCACTGTCGAAGCCGCCCCGACGGTCGGGGAAGCGGTCGAGGACGCCGATCTCGTCGCGCTGTGCACGGTGAGCGCCGAGCCCGTCCTCCGCGCGGCCCAGCTCGCGCCGGGCTGCACGGTGCTCGCGGTCGGCTCGTTCGAACCGCATCGCCGCGAGGCGGACCGGTCCGTGCTCGCCGCCGCCACCACCGTCACCGTCGACCACGCGCCGACCGCGATCGCGCACGCGGGCCCGGTCATCGACGCGCTGTCCGCCGGTGTGCTGCGCGAGCAGGACATCGTGCAGCTCGGCGATGTCCTGCTCGGCAAGGCCACCGGCCGCGTGCGCGACCGGGACATCGTGTTCTACAACAGCACGGGCGTCGGGGTGCAGGACGCCGCCGCCGCGCTGGCCGTCGTGGCACACGACGCCGCGCATCCGCTCAGCAGGTGA